In Streptomyces sp. DG2A-72, one genomic interval encodes:
- a CDS encoding LacI family DNA-binding transcriptional regulator: MTIAYIAESAGVSVPTVSKVLNGRSGVSDETRARVEELIHQHGYRKPPKSRSNLVELVFRELESMWAVEIIRGVERVARRNRIGVLVSEFGLHDTVGMTMDDTVGRRPRCVLSVAQLSEAERDQLAAKGIPFVVFDPIDELPDDVPFVGATNWRGGQAATRHLVDLGHRRIAMISGPDHSFCLARLSGYCSALAEAGLPTEAGLVVKTQLTREHGYAAARGLLTRPGRPTAVFTANDMQALGVYQAARELGLRIPHDLSVVGFDDVPAVAWMDPPLTTVHQPLAEMAVAATELALALGRGEEVPQVGLEIATTLTVRESTAPPKEE, encoded by the coding sequence GTGACGATCGCTTACATCGCCGAGTCCGCGGGCGTCTCCGTGCCCACCGTGTCGAAGGTGCTCAACGGCCGGTCGGGGGTGTCGGACGAGACCCGGGCCCGCGTCGAGGAACTGATCCATCAGCACGGTTACCGCAAGCCTCCGAAGAGCCGGAGCAACCTGGTGGAGCTCGTGTTCCGCGAGCTGGAGAGCATGTGGGCCGTGGAGATCATCCGCGGTGTCGAGCGCGTGGCCCGCAGGAACCGGATCGGTGTGCTGGTGTCGGAGTTCGGTCTCCACGACACCGTGGGCATGACCATGGACGACACGGTCGGCAGGCGCCCTCGATGTGTCCTCTCGGTCGCGCAGCTCTCCGAAGCCGAGCGGGACCAACTGGCGGCGAAGGGCATCCCGTTCGTCGTCTTCGACCCGATCGACGAGCTGCCCGACGACGTTCCGTTCGTGGGTGCCACGAACTGGAGGGGCGGTCAGGCGGCGACCCGGCATCTGGTCGACCTGGGGCACCGGCGCATCGCCATGATCAGCGGACCTGACCACTCCTTCTGCCTCGCACGGCTGTCCGGCTACTGTTCCGCTCTCGCGGAAGCCGGACTGCCGACGGAAGCCGGCCTGGTGGTGAAGACGCAGCTCACGCGCGAGCACGGGTACGCCGCGGCACGGGGGTTGCTCACCCGCCCCGGCCGCCCCACCGCCGTGTTCACCGCCAACGACATGCAGGCGCTCGGTGTCTACCAGGCCGCGCGCGAGCTGGGCCTGCGCATCCCGCACGATCTCAGCGTGGTGGGTTTCGACGACGTACCGGCCGTGGCCTGGATGGATCCGCCCCTGACCACGGTCCATCAGCCGCTGGCCGAGATGGCGGTGGCCGCCACCGAGCTGGCTCTGGCGCTCGGCCGCGGTGAGGAAGTGCCGCAGGTGGGACTGGAGATCGCGACCACCCTCACCGTCCGGGAAAGCACGGCTCCGCCGAAGGAGGAGTGA
- a CDS encoding cellulose binding domain-containing protein: MRPLPHLPRTVRGTWGALATALVTALATVAALFAATPPAQADTTVCEQFGSTVIQGRYVVQNNRWGTNDPQCVTATDTGFRLTRADGSVPTNGAPKSYPSLFNGCHYTNCSPGTNLPAQLSGISSAPSSISYGYVGDAVYNASYDIWLDPTPRTDGVNRTEIMIWFNKVGPIQPIGSQVGTATVGGRTWQVWSGSNGSNDVLSFVAPSAIDSWSFDVMDFVRQAVARGLAQSNWYLTSVQAGFEPWQNGTGLTVNSFSSTVDTGGGPGGPGGATTCAVSYATNVWQGGFTADVTVANTGSAPVDGWRLAFALPSGQQITSAWNASVSPSSGSVTASGLAHNASIAPGGSRTFGFQGTYSGAFAAPGGFSLNGTACTRT; encoded by the coding sequence ATGCGACCGTTACCGCACCTTCCCCGCACCGTGCGCGGCACATGGGGCGCGCTCGCCACCGCGCTCGTCACCGCGCTCGCCACCGTCGCCGCGCTCTTCGCCGCCACACCCCCGGCCCAGGCCGACACCACCGTCTGCGAACAGTTCGGCTCGACCGTCATCCAGGGGCGATACGTCGTCCAGAACAACCGCTGGGGCACCAACGACCCCCAGTGCGTCACCGCCACCGACACCGGCTTCCGGCTCACCCGGGCCGACGGTTCCGTGCCCACCAACGGCGCGCCGAAGTCGTACCCGTCCCTCTTCAACGGCTGCCACTACACCAACTGCTCGCCGGGGACCAACCTCCCCGCGCAGCTCTCCGGCATCTCCAGCGCACCGAGCAGCATTTCGTACGGCTATGTCGGCGACGCCGTGTACAACGCCTCGTACGACATCTGGCTGGACCCGACGCCCCGCACCGACGGCGTGAACCGGACCGAGATCATGATCTGGTTCAACAAGGTGGGCCCGATCCAGCCCATCGGCTCCCAGGTCGGCACGGCCACCGTCGGCGGACGCACCTGGCAGGTGTGGTCGGGCAGCAACGGCTCCAACGACGTGCTGTCCTTCGTCGCCCCGTCGGCGATCGACAGTTGGAGCTTCGACGTGATGGACTTCGTCCGGCAGGCCGTGGCCCGCGGACTGGCGCAGAGCAACTGGTACTTGACCAGCGTTCAGGCCGGTTTCGAACCCTGGCAGAACGGCACCGGGCTGACCGTGAACTCGTTCTCGTCGACCGTCGACACGGGTGGTGGACCGGGCGGCCCGGGTGGCGCCACGACCTGCGCGGTGTCGTACGCCACGAACGTGTGGCAAGGGGGCTTCACCGCGGACGTCACCGTCGCCAACACCGGTTCGGCACCCGTCGACGGCTGGCGCCTCGCCTTCGCTCTGCCCTCCGGCCAGCAGATCACCAGCGCCTGGAACGCCTCCGTCTCCCCGTCCTCGGGATCCGTCACGGCGAGCGGCCTGGCGCACAACGCGAGCATCGCCCCCGGCGGCAGCCGGACGTTCGGGTTCCAGGGCACCTACAGCGGCGCCTTCGCCGCGCCGGGCGGGTTCAGCCTGAACGGGACCGCCTGCACCAGGACGTGA
- a CDS encoding cellulose binding domain-containing protein, with amino-acid sequence MLLVLTMGGTALGSGHRENTPVAASGTAAATVGTAADTPGCGKAPTLTSGTHTIQSGGKNRSFILRIPDGYDRNRPHRLVFGFHWLGGTSTDVATGRTVETGTWAYYGLQRLANNSTIFVAPQGLNNGWANAGGEDVTFVDDMIRRIEADLCVDTAQRFALGFSYGGAMSYALACSRATVFRAVAVLGGGQLSGCSGGTQPIAYLGVHGLRDSVLGISGGRALRDRFVRNNGCTPQNPPEPAQGSLTHRVTTYSGCSAGHPVAWAAFDEGHIAAPQDGARGDSGSRTWVPQEVWKFFTQFQNSNPSPGTPTCRVTGTVSAWNTGLTSSITITNTGTIAIDGWSLVFALPDGQTITSGWNADYSAASGRVTARNVSHNATIAPGASVDIGFQAAHTGNTAPPTSYTLNGTACAGTGS; translated from the coding sequence GTGCTGCTCGTCCTGACCATGGGAGGCACGGCGCTGGGCAGTGGCCACCGCGAGAACACGCCGGTCGCGGCCTCCGGCACGGCTGCCGCAACCGTCGGCACCGCTGCCGACACCCCCGGATGCGGCAAGGCCCCCACCCTGACGAGCGGTACGCACACGATCCAGAGCGGCGGCAAGAACCGGAGCTTCATCCTGCGGATTCCGGACGGCTACGACCGCAACCGTCCCCACCGGCTGGTCTTCGGGTTCCACTGGCTGGGCGGCACCTCCACCGACGTCGCCACGGGCCGCACCGTGGAAACGGGCACCTGGGCCTACTACGGGCTCCAGCGACTTGCGAACAACAGCACCATCTTCGTCGCGCCCCAAGGCCTCAACAACGGCTGGGCCAATGCCGGCGGGGAAGACGTCACCTTCGTCGACGACATGATCAGGCGGATCGAGGCGGACCTGTGCGTCGACACGGCACAGCGCTTCGCTCTGGGATTCAGCTACGGCGGCGCCATGTCGTACGCCCTCGCGTGTTCCCGCGCGACGGTCTTCCGCGCGGTCGCGGTCCTGGGCGGCGGACAGCTCAGCGGATGCAGCGGCGGCACCCAGCCGATCGCCTACCTCGGAGTGCACGGCCTCAGAGACAGCGTCCTCGGCATCTCCGGCGGACGGGCGTTGCGGGACAGGTTCGTCAGGAACAACGGCTGCACTCCGCAGAACCCGCCGGAGCCGGCGCAGGGCAGCCTGACGCACCGGGTCACCACCTACTCGGGCTGCTCGGCCGGGCATCCGGTCGCCTGGGCCGCGTTCGACGAAGGGCACATCGCCGCTCCGCAGGACGGGGCCCGCGGTGACAGCGGCTCCAGGACCTGGGTGCCGCAGGAGGTCTGGAAGTTCTTCACGCAGTTCCAGAACTCCAACCCGTCACCGGGGACGCCGACCTGCCGGGTCACCGGCACGGTCAGCGCCTGGAACACCGGCCTGACGTCGAGCATCACCATCACCAACACAGGCACCATCGCGATCGACGGCTGGTCCCTGGTCTTCGCCCTGCCCGACGGCCAGACCATCACCTCCGGCTGGAACGCGGACTACTCGGCCGCCTCGGGCCGGGTGACGGCCAGGAACGTCTCCCACAACGCCACCATCGCTCCAGGCGCTTCGGTCGACATCGGCTTCCAGGCAGCCCACACCGGGAACACCGCCCCGCCCACCTCCTACACCCTCAACGGCACTGCCTGTGCTGGCACGGGGAGTTGA
- a CDS encoding ricin-type beta-trefoil lectin domain protein, which yields MSRRSGGRLLRLLATAVLTITASVTASSQPTASAAPGSPALTPPLGWNSWNSFGCGITEAQVRQAADAMVSSGMRDAGYRYVVVDDCWFDPQRDAAGNLRANPAKFPSGMKALGDYIHSKGLKFGIYQVPGERTCAQTTGAYPGATGSRGHEVQDANTFASWGVDYLKYDWCSSSGTRDEQVARFSLMRDALRATGRPIVYSINPNSFHAITGATYNWGEVADLWRTTEDLLDIWQNGNTNSYPMGVGNVLDVTAPLAAQSGPGHWNDPDMLVVGRPGLSLTESRSHFALWALMGAPLMAGNDIRTMSADVSAILRNPRLLAVNQDPLGAGGRRVRDDGGTEVFAKPLSDGSVAVGLFNRGEGTTTVTTTAAQVGLSGGPFTLTDLWTGGTSSTSGQISASVPPHGVAVFRVTGGSPLAATTSRLRGNGAGRCLDVDNASTAAGATVLLWDCHTAANQLWTTWAGGEIRVFGDKCLDAYNQGTTNGTRVITWPCNGQNNQKWTAGSDGSIRNVHAGLCLDVNGAGTANGTPLVLWTCNGQANQKWTRV from the coding sequence GTGTCCAGACGATCAGGCGGACGATTGCTCCGTCTCCTCGCGACCGCTGTGCTGACGATCACCGCGTCCGTGACGGCATCCTCTCAACCCACGGCCTCGGCCGCGCCGGGCAGCCCGGCGCTCACCCCGCCTCTCGGGTGGAACAGCTGGAACAGCTTCGGGTGCGGGATCACCGAGGCGCAGGTCCGCCAGGCCGCCGACGCGATGGTGTCCTCCGGCATGCGCGACGCCGGCTACCGGTACGTCGTGGTCGACGACTGCTGGTTCGACCCGCAGCGCGACGCGGCAGGCAACCTGCGGGCCAATCCGGCCAAGTTCCCGAGCGGGATGAAGGCCCTCGGGGACTACATCCACAGCAAGGGCCTGAAGTTCGGCATCTACCAGGTGCCGGGCGAGCGCACCTGCGCGCAGACGACCGGCGCCTATCCCGGGGCGACGGGCAGCAGGGGGCACGAGGTCCAGGACGCCAACACGTTCGCCTCGTGGGGCGTCGACTACCTCAAGTACGACTGGTGTTCCTCCAGCGGTACTCGTGACGAGCAGGTCGCGCGGTTCTCGCTCATGCGCGACGCCCTGCGCGCCACCGGGCGGCCGATCGTCTACAGCATCAACCCCAACAGCTTCCACGCCATCACCGGCGCCACGTACAACTGGGGCGAGGTCGCCGACCTGTGGCGGACGACCGAGGACCTGCTCGACATCTGGCAGAACGGCAACACCAACAGCTATCCGATGGGCGTCGGCAACGTCCTGGACGTCACCGCGCCGCTCGCCGCGCAGTCGGGCCCGGGACACTGGAACGACCCCGACATGCTGGTCGTCGGCCGTCCCGGCCTGTCGCTGACCGAGTCCCGCTCGCACTTCGCCCTGTGGGCGCTGATGGGCGCCCCGCTCATGGCCGGCAACGACATCCGCACCATGTCCGCCGACGTGAGTGCGATCCTGCGCAACCCTCGTCTGCTGGCGGTGAACCAGGACCCGCTGGGCGCGGGCGGGCGCAGGGTGCGCGACGACGGCGGCACCGAGGTGTTCGCCAAGCCCTTGTCCGACGGCTCGGTGGCGGTGGGCCTGTTCAACCGGGGAGAGGGCACCACGACGGTCACCACCACGGCCGCGCAAGTCGGCCTGTCCGGAGGGCCGTTCACGCTCACGGACCTGTGGACCGGCGGCACGTCCAGCACGTCCGGGCAGATCTCGGCGAGCGTCCCCCCGCACGGCGTGGCCGTGTTCCGGGTGACCGGGGGCAGCCCGCTGGCCGCCACCACCTCGCGTCTGCGGGGCAACGGCGCCGGCCGCTGCCTGGACGTGGACAACGCATCCACCGCCGCCGGGGCCACGGTTCTGCTGTGGGACTGCCACACGGCTGCCAACCAGCTGTGGACCACGTGGGCCGGCGGCGAGATCCGCGTCTTCGGCGACAAGTGCCTGGACGCCTACAACCAGGGCACCACCAACGGCACCCGGGTCATCACCTGGCCCTGCAACGGCCAGAACAACCAGAAGTGGACCGCCGGCTCCGACGGGTCGATCCGCAATGTTCACGCCGGGCTGTGCCTCGACGTCAACGGCGCCGGCACCGCCAACGGAACCCCGCTGGTCCTGTGGACCTGCAACGGCCAGGCCAACCAGAAGTGGACCCGCGTGTGA
- a CDS encoding exo-alpha-sialidase: MRTSRPSRRTVLAGTAAAAALTSLPVLAGPARAAESATGYRWRNAVMGGTGFVTGVLFHPSVRGLAYARTDIGGAYRWDDRTGRWIPLTDHIGWDDWNLLGVEAMAIDPAHPNRVYLALGTYAQPWAGNGAVLRSEDRGATWKRTDLTVKLGANEDGRGCGERLLVDPRDCDTLWLGTRHDGLLKSTDRGATWKSVSFPATPSATGQGITLLVAAGRSVYAGWGDADAPNLYRTSDGKTWEPVPGQPTGTAAKVPIRAAYDRFTRELYVTYANAPGPNGQSDGSVHKLRTTNGKWTEVTPVKPGGVTSDGGTDAFGYGGVAVDARRPGTLVVSTNNRWAEIDTVFRSSDGGRTWKSLKDTAVFDVSETPYLKWGNDKPKFGWWIQALGLDPFDSRHIVYGTGATLYGTRDLKTWAPQIRGLEETAVRQLISPPVGEAHLISGNGDIGVMYHESLTASPSRGMATNPVFGSATGLAQAAGRPSYVVRTGWGDNGNGAWSNDGGKTWAPFASQPAVAKDAPGPIVTNADGSVLLWSLAHWDGTVYPAHRSADNGATWAEVTSLPKGAVLVADPVDPTRFYAFDTTAGTLYASTDSGLSFTARATGLSSGDAGYQLAAAPGRSGDLWLSAKENGLHRSTDGGASFTKVGSCRASHTLGFGKAAKGASYPAIYMAGGIEDFNAIYRSDDEARTWTRINDDRHQWGWTGAAITGDPRVYGRVYLATNGRGVQYGEPV, encoded by the coding sequence ATGCGCACGTCTCGCCCCAGCAGGCGAACCGTTCTCGCCGGGACCGCGGCCGCCGCCGCGCTCACCAGCCTTCCCGTCCTCGCCGGACCCGCCCGAGCCGCGGAGTCCGCCACCGGCTACCGCTGGCGCAACGCCGTCATGGGCGGCACCGGGTTCGTCACCGGGGTGCTGTTCCACCCGTCGGTGCGCGGGCTCGCCTACGCCCGGACCGACATCGGGGGCGCCTACCGCTGGGACGACCGGACCGGCCGCTGGATTCCGCTGACCGATCACATCGGCTGGGACGACTGGAACCTCCTCGGCGTCGAGGCCATGGCCATCGACCCCGCCCACCCGAACCGGGTGTACCTGGCCCTCGGCACGTACGCCCAGCCCTGGGCCGGCAACGGGGCCGTGCTGCGCTCCGAGGACCGGGGTGCCACCTGGAAGCGCACCGACCTCACCGTGAAGCTCGGCGCCAACGAGGACGGGCGGGGATGCGGGGAACGGCTGTTGGTCGACCCGCGCGACTGCGACACCCTGTGGCTCGGCACCCGGCACGACGGGCTGCTCAAGTCGACCGACCGGGGGGCCACTTGGAAGTCCGTGAGCTTCCCGGCCACCCCGAGCGCCACCGGCCAGGGCATCACCCTCCTCGTCGCCGCGGGCCGCAGCGTCTATGCCGGCTGGGGCGACGCCGACGCCCCCAACCTGTACCGCACGTCCGACGGAAAGACCTGGGAGCCCGTCCCCGGGCAGCCCACCGGCACCGCCGCGAAGGTACCGATCCGCGCCGCCTACGACCGCTTCACCCGTGAGTTGTACGTGACGTACGCCAACGCCCCCGGACCCAACGGTCAGTCCGATGGAAGCGTGCACAAGCTGCGTACGACGAACGGGAAGTGGACCGAGGTCACCCCCGTGAAGCCCGGCGGGGTAACGAGCGACGGTGGGACCGACGCCTTCGGCTACGGCGGTGTCGCCGTCGACGCCCGTCGGCCCGGGACGCTCGTCGTGTCCACCAACAACCGCTGGGCCGAGATCGACACCGTCTTCCGTTCCAGCGACGGCGGCCGCACCTGGAAGTCCCTCAAGGACACCGCCGTGTTCGACGTCTCCGAGACCCCCTACCTCAAGTGGGGTAACGACAAGCCCAAGTTCGGCTGGTGGATCCAGGCCCTCGGCCTCGACCCGTTCGACTCCCGGCACATCGTCTACGGCACCGGCGCCACCCTCTACGGCACGCGCGACCTGAAGACATGGGCCCCGCAGATCCGCGGCCTGGAGGAAACGGCCGTTCGCCAGTTGATCTCGCCCCCGGTCGGGGAGGCACATCTGATCAGCGGCAACGGGGACATCGGCGTGATGTACCACGAGTCGCTCACGGCATCCCCCTCGCGCGGCATGGCCACGAACCCCGTGTTCGGGTCGGCGACGGGACTCGCCCAGGCGGCGGGCAGACCCTCGTACGTCGTGCGCACCGGCTGGGGCGACAACGGCAACGGCGCCTGGTCGAACGACGGCGGAAAGACCTGGGCGCCCTTCGCGTCGCAGCCGGCCGTCGCCAAGGACGCACCCGGCCCGATCGTCACCAACGCGGACGGCAGTGTGCTGCTGTGGTCCCTCGCGCACTGGGACGGCACCGTGTATCCGGCGCACCGCTCGGCGGACAACGGCGCCACCTGGGCCGAGGTCACCTCCCTCCCGAAGGGCGCCGTCCTGGTCGCGGACCCCGTGGACCCGACGCGCTTCTACGCCTTCGACACGACCGCCGGCACGCTCTACGCCAGCACCGACAGCGGCCTGAGCTTCACCGCCCGGGCCACCGGCCTGAGCTCGGGCGACGCGGGGTACCAACTGGCCGCGGCCCCAGGACGCTCCGGTGACCTGTGGCTCAGCGCCAAGGAGAACGGGCTCCACCGCTCCACCGACGGCGGCGCGAGCTTCACCAAGGTCGGCAGCTGCCGGGCCTCGCACACCCTGGGTTTCGGCAAGGCTGCCAAGGGCGCCTCCTACCCGGCGATCTACATGGCCGGCGGGATCGAGGACTTCAACGCCATCTACCGCTCCGACGACGAGGCCAGGACCTGGACGCGGATCAACGACGACCGGCACCAGTGGGGCTGGACCGGAGCGGCCATCACCGGCGATCCGCGTGTGTACGGCCGGGTCTACCTCGCCACCAACGGGCGCGGCGTGCAGTACGGGGAGCCCGTCTGA
- a CDS encoding pyruvate carboxylase, translating into MFRKVLVANRGEIAIRAFRAGYELGARTVAVFPHEDRNSLHRLKADEAYEIGEPGHPVRAYLSVDEIVRAAQRAGADAVYPGYGFLSENPELARACEIAGIAFVGPDADTLELTGNKARAVAAARAAGVPVLGSSQPSTDVDELVRAADDVGFPVFVKAVAGGGGRGMRRVETPAQLRESIEAASREAASAFGDPTVFLEKAVVEPRHIEVQILADGEGNVIHLFERDCSVQRRHQKVIELAPAPNLDPDLRERICADAVRFAREIGYRNAGTVEFLLDRAGNHVFIEMNPRIQVEHTVTEEVTDVDLVQAQLRIASGETLADLGLAQETLTLRGAALQCRITTEDPANGFRPDTGRISAYRSPGGSGIRLDGGTTHAGTEISAHFDSMLVKLTCRGRDLTAAIGRARRAVAEFRIRGVATNIPFLQAVLDDPDFQAGRVTTSFIEQRPHLLTARHSADRGTKLLTYLADVTVNKPHGERPDLIDPTTKLPPRPAGEPPAGSRQRLAELGPEGFARALRESPLLGVTDTTFRDAHQSLLATRVRTKDLLAVAPVVARTLPELLSLECWGGATYDVALRFLAEDPWERLAALREAVPNVCLQMLLRGRNTVGYTPYPTEVTDAFVQEAAATGIDIFRIFDALNDVGQMRPAIDAVRETGTAIAEVALCYTADLSDPSERLYTLDYYLRLAEQIVEAGAHVLAVKDMAGLLRAPAAATLVSALRREFGLPVHLHTHDTAGGQLATYLAAAQAGVDAVDGAVASMAGTTSQPSLSAIVAATDHSERPTGLDLQAVGDLEPYWESVRRVYAPFEAGLASPTGRVYHHEIPGGQLSNLRTQAVALGLGNRFEEIEAMYAAADRILGRLVKVTPSSKVVGDLALHLVGAGVTPEDFEATPDRFDIPDSVIGFLRGELGTPPGGWPEPFRTKALQGRADARPVQELTAEDRNGLEKSRRATLNRLLFPGPTREFATHRQSYGDTSILDSKHFFYGLRPAKEYAVDLEPGVRLLIELQAIGEADERGMRTVMAGLNGQLRPIQVRDRAVASDAPVTEKADRTNPGHVAAPFAGVVTLAVAEGDVVEAGVTVATIEAMKMEAAITAPTSGRVTRLAINRIQQVEGGDLLVEVV; encoded by the coding sequence ATGTTCCGCAAGGTACTGGTCGCCAACCGAGGCGAGATCGCCATTCGCGCGTTCCGCGCCGGCTATGAGCTGGGGGCGCGCACCGTCGCCGTGTTCCCGCACGAGGACCGCAACTCGCTGCACCGGCTCAAGGCGGACGAGGCCTACGAGATCGGCGAGCCGGGCCACCCGGTGCGGGCGTATCTCTCGGTCGACGAGATCGTACGAGCGGCTCAGCGGGCCGGAGCGGACGCCGTCTACCCGGGCTACGGCTTCCTCTCCGAGAACCCGGAGCTGGCCCGTGCCTGTGAGATCGCGGGTATCGCCTTCGTCGGGCCGGACGCGGACACGCTGGAGCTGACCGGCAACAAGGCCCGCGCGGTGGCCGCCGCCCGCGCGGCCGGCGTACCGGTGCTCGGCTCCTCGCAGCCCTCGACCGACGTCGACGAACTGGTCCGTGCCGCCGACGACGTCGGCTTCCCGGTGTTCGTGAAGGCCGTCGCGGGCGGCGGAGGGCGTGGCATGCGGCGTGTGGAGACGCCGGCCCAGTTGCGCGAGTCCATCGAGGCGGCTTCGCGCGAGGCGGCGTCCGCGTTCGGTGACCCGACGGTCTTCCTGGAGAAGGCCGTCGTCGAGCCCCGCCACATCGAGGTGCAGATCCTCGCCGACGGCGAGGGCAACGTCATCCACCTGTTCGAGCGTGACTGCTCGGTGCAGCGCCGCCACCAGAAGGTGATCGAGCTGGCGCCCGCGCCCAACCTCGACCCGGATCTGCGGGAGCGGATCTGCGCGGACGCCGTGCGCTTCGCCCGCGAGATCGGCTACCGCAACGCCGGCACCGTGGAGTTCCTGCTCGACCGCGCCGGCAACCACGTCTTCATCGAGATGAACCCGCGCATCCAGGTCGAGCACACGGTCACCGAGGAGGTGACCGACGTCGACCTGGTCCAGGCACAACTGCGCATCGCCTCCGGCGAGACACTCGCCGACCTCGGCCTTGCCCAGGAGACGCTCACCCTGCGCGGCGCCGCGCTGCAGTGCCGTATCACCACCGAGGACCCGGCCAACGGCTTCCGCCCCGACACCGGCCGGATCAGCGCCTACCGCTCACCGGGCGGCTCGGGCATCCGTCTGGACGGCGGTACCACGCATGCCGGTACGGAGATCAGCGCGCACTTCGACTCGATGCTGGTGAAGCTCACCTGCCGGGGCCGGGATCTCACCGCCGCGATCGGCCGGGCCCGGCGCGCGGTCGCCGAGTTCCGTATCCGCGGCGTCGCCACGAACATCCCGTTCCTGCAGGCCGTCCTGGACGACCCCGACTTCCAGGCCGGCCGTGTCACGACGTCGTTCATCGAGCAGCGACCGCACCTGCTGACCGCGCGGCACTCCGCGGACCGCGGCACCAAGCTGCTGACCTATCTCGCCGACGTCACCGTCAACAAGCCGCACGGCGAGCGGCCGGACCTCATCGACCCCACGACCAAGCTGCCGCCCCGGCCGGCCGGTGAGCCGCCCGCCGGCTCCCGGCAGCGGCTCGCCGAGCTGGGCCCCGAGGGCTTCGCCCGAGCACTGCGCGAGTCGCCGCTCCTCGGCGTCACCGACACCACCTTCCGCGACGCCCACCAGTCCCTGCTGGCCACCCGGGTGCGCACCAAGGACCTGCTGGCCGTCGCCCCCGTCGTCGCGCGCACCCTGCCCGAACTGCTCTCCCTGGAATGCTGGGGCGGCGCCACCTACGACGTCGCCCTGCGCTTCCTCGCCGAGGACCCGTGGGAACGCCTGGCCGCCCTGCGCGAGGCGGTGCCCAACGTCTGCCTGCAGATGCTGCTGCGCGGCCGGAACACCGTCGGCTACACCCCGTACCCCACCGAGGTGACCGACGCGTTCGTGCAGGAGGCCGCGGCCACCGGCATCGACATCTTCCGCATCTTCGACGCGCTCAACGACGTCGGCCAGATGCGCCCGGCCATCGACGCCGTACGCGAGACAGGGACGGCGATCGCCGAGGTGGCGCTCTGCTACACCGCTGACCTGTCCGACCCCTCCGAGCGGCTCTACACCCTCGACTACTATCTGCGCCTCGCCGAGCAGATCGTCGAGGCGGGCGCCCACGTCCTGGCCGTCAAGGACATGGCGGGCCTGCTGCGCGCGCCCGCCGCCGCGACCCTCGTCTCGGCGCTGCGCCGCGAGTTCGGCCTCCCGGTCCATCTGCACACCCATGACACCGCGGGCGGCCAGCTCGCCACCTACCTCGCGGCGGCCCAGGCGGGCGTGGACGCGGTGGACGGGGCGGTGGCCTCGATGGCGGGCACGACGTCGCAGCCGTCCCTGTCGGCGATCGTCGCCGCCACCGACCACTCCGAACGGCCGACGGGCCTGGACCTCCAGGCCGTCGGGGACCTGGAGCCGTACTGGGAGAGCGTCCGCCGTGTGTACGCGCCGTTCGAGGCGGGCCTCGCCTCACCCACCGGGCGCGTCTACCACCACGAGATCCCGGGCGGCCAGCTGTCCAACCTGCGCACCCAGGCCGTCGCGCTCGGCCTCGGCAACCGCTTCGAGGAGATCGAGGCGATGTACGCCGCCGCCGACCGCATCCTCGGCCGACTGGTGAAGGTCACCCCCTCGTCGAAGGTGGTCGGCGACCTGGCCCTGCACCTGGTGGGAGCCGGTGTGACGCCGGAGGACTTCGAGGCGACGCCCGACCGGTTCGACATCCCCGACTCGGTCATCGGCTTCCTGCGGGGCGAGCTGGGGACCCCGCCGGGCGGCTGGCCGGAGCCGTTCCGCACCAAGGCGCTCCAGGGACGCGCCGACGCAAGGCCCGTACAGGAGCTGACCGCCGAGGACCGCAACGGCCTGGAGAAGTCCCGCCGCGCCACCCTCAACCGGCTGCTCTTCCCGGGCCCGACGCGCGAGTTCGCGACGCACCGTCAGTCGTACGGCGACACCAGCATCCTGGACAGCAAGCACTTCTTCTACGGCCTGCGCCCCGCCAAGGAATACGCCGTCGATCTCGAGCCCGGCGTACGCCTGCTCATCGAGCTCCAGGCCATCGGCGAGGCCGACGAACGCGGCATGCGCACCGTCATGGCCGGCCTGAACGGCCAGCTGCGGCCGATCCAGGTCCGCGACCGGGCCGTCGCCTCGGACGCCCCGGTCACCGAGAAAGCGGACCGGACCAACCCCGGGCATGTGGCGGCGCCGTTCGCGGGCGTGGTGACGCTCGCGGTCGCCGAGGGCGATGTGGTGGAGGCCGGCGTGACCGTGGCCACCATCGAGGCGATGAAGATGGAGGCCGCCATCACCGCTCCGACGTCGGGCCGGGTCACGCGGCTGGCCATCAACCGCATCCAGCAGGTGGAGGGCGGAGACCTGCTGGTGGAGGTCGTGTAG